The Microbacterium luteum nucleotide sequence GCCGTCCGCGCCTGACGCGCGTCCGCGTCGGCCTCCCTGCGGAGGAGATCCCGCTCCGAGAGGATGATTCCTCGGGCGGATTCAGCCGGTCAGTGCAACACCGTTGCTTGTTGGGTTCGAGAGTAGCTTCTGGAGGGCTTCGGCGGGTGTGGCCCAGTTCAGGGTCTTTCGGGGTCTGGCGTTGAGTTGCGCGGCGACGTAGTCGAGGTAGTCGGCGGTGTAGCCAGCGAGGTCGGTGCCCTTGGGGAAGTACTGTCTGAGGAGGCCGTTGGTGTTCTCGTTGCTGCCGCGTTGCCAGGGTGAGTGGGGGTCGCAGAAGAACACCCCGTCGCGCAAGTCCAGGCTGGCTGTTACGCGTTCATGGGCGGCCATTTCGCTTCCTTGGTCCCAGGTGATCGAGCGGCGCAGATGCTCGGGGAGCAGTGTCATCTGGGTGATCATCTGGTCGGCGACTGTCTCAGCGTCACGACGGTGGGGCAGGTGCAGCAGGATTACGAACCGGGTGGCGCGTTCGACCAGGGTGCCGATCTGGGATAGACCGTCCTTCCCGATGATCAGGTCGCCTTCCCAGTGGCCGGGAACGGCACGGTCATCGACTTCTGCTGGCCGGTCGCTGATCATCACCATCCCGGGGATCTTTTTCCCCGAAGCTGCAGCAGCCTGCCGTTGCGTGCGGGCGCGGGGCTTGCGGGTCGTGCGTCCGGAACGCAGGTGGCGGGTCAGTTCGTTGCGGAGCTCGCCCCGGCCCTGCACGAACAGAGACCGGTAGATCGCCTCATGCGAAATGCGCATGCCTTCATCATCGGGGAAGTCCACCCTCAGCCGGTGACTGACCTGCTCCGGTGAACACCCCAGCCTCAGGCGCCGCTCCACCTCGACCCGCAACCGGTCATCCAGCGCGAGTTTGGAGGGCTTCGGGCGCACCATCCGCTTGTCCGCTCGGAACTGCGCGGTCGACGGTGAATACGACGGCGCCCGCAACGCGGGACGTGTGGTCCAGCGAGGTCGATAGCGGGGCGTCTTGCCCCGGTTCCGGTTCAGCTCCCGCATCACCGTCGATGGGGCACGGCCGATCACGCGAGCGATCTCCCGTATCGACTCCCCACGCGCTACCCCTACCGCAATCCGCTCACGATCAAGGATCGAGAGGAATCGACCCGATGGTTCAGAAAGAGACAGCGGCGCCATCCCGCCAGCATCCCGGAACCACCTCTCCGCACCCTGCCGCGACGCACCCGCAGCAACCGCCGCATCCTTCGTCGACAACCCCGCCGCGATCCCACACCAGAACCGCCGCCTCACCACCCGCAACACCACCACCCGACAACCCCTCTCACTCGAGGTGTTGCACTGACCCCCTGAACTCACCTCGCGGAGCGTCCTCGCAAAGAGGGATCTCCTCTCGAAGCGGGGCCGGGGGGACGGGCCCGGCTCGAAACGAAGAAGCGCTGCACCCCTCGGGGAGCAGCGCTTCGTTCGGCGGAGGATAGGGGATTCGAACCCCTGAGGGCTTGCACCCAACACGCTTTCCAAGCGTGCGCCATAGGCCACTAGGCGAATCCTCCCGGGCCCCGAAGGGCCGCGGACCATCCTAACGCACGCGCGGCGCGGGTCTCACGCGCGGGCGCGGGTTCCCGCCCCGGCGAAGGCGCTGCCCGGGCGCATGACGAGCGATCGGGGTGCGACGACGGCGAGGATGCGCCGCGCGACGGGTGCGTTGCGCAGCAGCGCCGCCGACGAGGCGGCGGCCGCGTCCGCGAGCGCGTCGGGGTCTCCGGCGGCGACCGTGCCCGAGGGTGCGTAGCTGGCTCGCTCGAGGGCGTCGGCAAGGGTCGCCATGGCCGCCTCGGGCGCACCGTGGCTCTGCGCGAGGCGCGCAGCCAGAGTGCGCGGGGTCTCGCTCGCGGGAACAGGAATGCCGAGGTCGATCGCCGTGTCCTGCACGACCAGCCACGCCGCGGCCGCGTCTCCCCGCCGTGCGGCGAGCATGAGGCGACGCGCTCGCACCGACCTCAGCGAGGCCGGCGCCGCCAGCAGCAGCACGAGGGCGGCGATCACACCGAGGGTGGGGAGGGCGTCGTCGGTGCCGCTCGTCGTTCCGAGGGCTTCGCCGCTCTCCTCAGCCTGTTCCTCTTCGGGCAGGAGGGTCGGCGTCGGGGTCGGCTCCGTCTCCTCGGTCTCTTCGGTCTCCGTGCCGCCGGACTCCGGACCGGCCAAGGACAGTGCCGCGGAGAAGCTGGTCGGCGTGCCGAGGCTGTTGGTGGGCTCGAAGGAGACCCACCCGAGCCCGTCGAAGTGGACCTCCGGCCAGGCGTGGAGCTGCGACGACGAGACCGAGTAGACCGTCTCGCGCTCGATCGCGTCGGTCGTCGAGGAGCCGGGAAGATAGCCGACCACGATGCGGCTGGGCATGTCGAGGGCGCGGGCCATGAGGGCGAAGGCGCCGGCGTAATGCACGCAGTACCCCTCCTTCTGCTCGAGGAACTGCGCGATCGCCTGCGCGCCCGTGCCGTCGAAACCATCCTCGACCGGCGCATCGAGCGAGTAGCGGAACTCCGGTCCGCGGAACCAGCTCTGCAGCGCGATGAGCGCGTCGTAGTCGTTCGTGGTCCCCTCTGTCACTTCGATCGCGAGGTCTTCGACGATGGCGGGCAGATCGTCCGGCAGCTGGGTCAGCTCCGGGCTGAGCCCGTCGGGGGAGGCCTCGTCGGCGCGGATCTGCTCCCGCGTCGGCCGCGGCACCTGCGTGACGACCTCGTAGTCCTGGTCCTGCGTGCGCGCCCCGTCGCTGACGACGGTGCGGTTGTAGGGCACGGTCGACCAGTCGCCCTCGAGCCCGCTCACACCAACGGCCGGGAACGGCATCGGCAGCCACGTCGAGGAGAGGCTCTGGATCGACACGTCGGTGGTGTACTCCTCCACGCGCACGTCGGGGGGGACCGAGACCGGCTCCATGGCGGTCTCGTCGTCGAGCACGGCCGTCTCGTCCTCGTCGGGAAGCCAGACGGCGCCGTCGAAGGTCGACAGCGTCGTCGCGCGCAGGTACGGCGGCAGCGGAGCGCTGCTGCGCACGCGGAGCACCTCGACCTCGCGGGGCCTGCGCAGGTCGTCGCCGAGCTGCAGCGTCGCATCGATGCCGCTGCCGACGTTCAGGCCGCCGGGGAGGCTCCGGGCGACCGGCTGCGGAAGGGCCGGGGCGACGACGAGCGTGACGACGACCGCGACGGCGCCGATCCCGACCGCGGTGGCGGGGATGCCCGCTCCGCGGGTGGCCGCACGGGCCGCGGGCGCCTGGCGGGAGAGCGTGTCGACGCGCATCAGGAAGAGGATGGAGGCGGCCAGCAGCACGAAGGCGACGACATCGAGGTCGTCGGGCACGACGATCGACGGGATGAGCGAGACCGCGATGAGGGCGATGCCGGCCAGCAGCGGCATACGGGCGGTCACGACCACGTGGTCGACGATCACCGTCAGGAGTCCGACCGAGGCGACGATGAGGAACGCCAGGGCGGGGCCGGCGCGGAGCGGGGCTGCGCCGTACGTGATCTCCTCCGCCGCGGTCGCGAGGAGCTGCACGAGCTCGTCGGCCGTACCGGCGGTGGGGATGATCCACAGCAGCGCGGTGTCGCGGAGGAAGACGAGCATCATGAAGGCCGCCCAGACGCCGGTCTCGATGAGCGTCACCGCGAGCGCGGCCAGGCCCCCTCGGCGCGCCAGGAAACCGGCCGCCAGCACGAGGAGGACGAGGGTGAGCGTTCCGGGCATCCACTGCGCCGGAAGCACAACGCGCGCGAGGGGGAGGAGCGCGGCGACGATCGCCGCGGCGATGCCCAGCGGCAGCATCAGCGCGATCCTCAGCCGGTCGCGACCGGCGACGGTGGACTCAGCCGACACGGTCACCCACCAGCCTCTCGCCGACGGCCGACCACGCCGCGGCGAGGTCCGCGTCCTCGGGGATCGCGGCGGCAAGCCAGCCCGCCTCCTCGGCGCGAAGGAGGACGTCGCCTCGGGGGGTCACCGCCAAGAGCATGGGAAGGGTGCTGTGGTGGGCGATCGGAGCGATGGCGCTCACGTCGGCGGGATCGATCCGACCCACGATCAGCACGACGGGGCCCGTCATCCCGCCGGTGAAGACGGGGGAGAGGCGCGCCAGGTGGTCGTCGGGGCGCGCCAGGAGGCTGGCGAAGCGGGCGGTCATCGCCTCCACCTCGATCACGTCTCCGCTGTCGAGGCGGTCGGTGAGGGTGGCTCCGTCGCTGTCGATGACGTCGACGCCGTAGCCGTCATGGACGAGGCGGGACACGACCGAGACGCACGCCGACACCGCGGCTTCGAAAGCCGGATCCGACCCGGGCGCGGTCATCGCCTCGGGTGACCACCGGAGCACCCCGAGATCGAGCACGACGGTCGCCTCGGGCGTGGACTCCTGCTCCTCCTGCCGCACCATGAGCTCGTCCCGGTGCGCGGTGGCGCGCCAGTGGATGCGCCGCATCGAGTCGCCGGACTGGTACGGCCGGGCGACGAGGTTGTCGGCGCCCTGACCGAGGTGCAGGTCGACCGTGAGTCGGCTCCCGCCGGATGCGCCGCCGGCGTCGGGGATGCCGGGCAGCTCGACGACGGCCGGCGTCACGGTCACCGCGGTGCGCTCGCCGCGCACGGTGCGGCGGCGGGCGAGGCCGAACGGGTCCGTCGTCGTGAGGGCGAAGGGGCCGAGGTCGTGGATGCCTCGGGTGAGGCCGGTGACCGTGTACGACCGCTCGACGGCGCGCTGCGATCCGCGCAGCCCGGAGGCGAGTGCGGGGAAGGAGCCGGTGGCTGTGCCTCCGAGTCCGCGCGGGAGGGTGTCCTCCCAGGTGCCGGGAGGGGTCGGGACCGCCGTGCGCACCGTCACCCGCGCGGTGACGACGGCGGTGTCGCCGACGCCGACCGATTCGGGGATCATGGTGCGCTCGACCGCCCCGGTGCGGCGGGTGAGGAACAGCGACAGCACCGCGGCGACCAGAACGGCGATCAGCAGCACGCCGAAGTAGAGCAGCTCCACCAGGCCGAGTTCGTTCGCGGCGATGAGGCATCCGACGGAGAGGATCAGCGCGCCGGTACCGCGGACGGTGAAGGGCCAGAGACGTCGCACGGTCACCTCATCCGCGTGTCGCCAGAGG carries:
- a CDS encoding IS30 family transposase; this encodes MAPLSLSEPSGRFLSILDRERIAVGVARGESIREIARVIGRAPSTVMRELNRNRGKTPRYRPRWTTRPALRAPSYSPSTAQFRADKRMVRPKPSKLALDDRLRVEVERRLRLGCSPEQVSHRLRVDFPDDEGMRISHEAIYRSLFVQGRGELRNELTRHLRSGRTTRKPRARTQRQAAAASGKKIPGMVMISDRPAEVDDRAVPGHWEGDLIIGKDGLSQIGTLVERATRFVILLHLPHRRDAETVADQMITQMTLLPEHLRRSITWDQGSEMAAHERVTASLDLRDGVFFCDPHSPWQRGSNENTNGLLRQYFPKGTDLAGYTADYLDYVAAQLNARPRKTLNWATPAEALQKLLSNPTSNGVALTG
- a CDS encoding transglutaminase TgpA family protein, with translation MTVSAESTVAGRDRLRIALMLPLGIAAAIVAALLPLARVVLPAQWMPGTLTLVLLVLAAGFLARRGGLAALAVTLIETGVWAAFMMLVFLRDTALLWIIPTAGTADELVQLLATAAEEITYGAAPLRAGPALAFLIVASVGLLTVIVDHVVVTARMPLLAGIALIAVSLIPSIVVPDDLDVVAFVLLAASILFLMRVDTLSRQAPAARAATRGAGIPATAVGIGAVAVVVTLVVAPALPQPVARSLPGGLNVGSGIDATLQLGDDLRRPREVEVLRVRSSAPLPPYLRATTLSTFDGAVWLPDEDETAVLDDETAMEPVSVPPDVRVEEYTTDVSIQSLSSTWLPMPFPAVGVSGLEGDWSTVPYNRTVVSDGARTQDQDYEVVTQVPRPTREQIRADEASPDGLSPELTQLPDDLPAIVEDLAIEVTEGTTNDYDALIALQSWFRGPEFRYSLDAPVEDGFDGTGAQAIAQFLEQKEGYCVHYAGAFALMARALDMPSRIVVGYLPGSSTTDAIERETVYSVSSSQLHAWPEVHFDGLGWVSFEPTNSLGTPTSFSAALSLAGPESGGTETEETEETEPTPTPTLLPEEEQAEESGEALGTTSGTDDALPTLGVIAALVLLLAAPASLRSVRARRLMLAARRGDAAAAWLVVQDTAIDLGIPVPASETPRTLAARLAQSHGAPEAAMATLADALERASYAPSGTVAAGDPDALADAAAASSAALLRNAPVARRILAVVAPRSLVMRPGSAFAGAGTRARA
- a CDS encoding DUF58 domain-containing protein, with the translated sequence MRRLWPFTVRGTGALILSVGCLIAANELGLVELLYFGVLLIAVLVAAVLSLFLTRRTGAVERTMIPESVGVGDTAVVTARVTVRTAVPTPPGTWEDTLPRGLGGTATGSFPALASGLRGSQRAVERSYTVTGLTRGIHDLGPFALTTTDPFGLARRRTVRGERTAVTVTPAVVELPGIPDAGGASGGSRLTVDLHLGQGADNLVARPYQSGDSMRRIHWRATAHRDELMVRQEEQESTPEATVVLDLGVLRWSPEAMTAPGSDPAFEAAVSACVSVVSRLVHDGYGVDVIDSDGATLTDRLDSGDVIEVEAMTARFASLLARPDDHLARLSPVFTGGMTGPVVLIVGRIDPADVSAIAPIAHHSTLPMLLAVTPRGDVLLRAEEAGWLAAAIPEDADLAAAWSAVGERLVGDRVG